A stretch of Acidimicrobiales bacterium DNA encodes these proteins:
- a CDS encoding helix-turn-helix domain-containing protein has protein sequence MATYRQYCPIARATEILAERWSLLIVRNLMFGATTFSAIAQGVPTMSRSMLTKRLRELERAGVITATAKPNGQGSLYALTDAGADLADVIGSLGRWAETWVDVLPEHADPGFALWAWCMVQLDSDAVPETRVVVAFEFPEERAGNRFFWLLIQDGRAEVCTTDPGGEADVHVVARSAAFVDWHRGARSWAQAVRSGDIAITGERSLVRAFPDWNTRVPVVA, from the coding sequence ATGGCGACGTATCGGCAGTACTGCCCCATTGCCCGAGCGACGGAGATCCTGGCGGAGCGGTGGAGTCTGCTCATCGTCCGCAACCTGATGTTCGGCGCGACGACGTTTTCGGCGATCGCCCAGGGCGTACCCACGATGTCGCGCTCGATGCTCACGAAACGTTTGCGGGAGCTCGAACGGGCCGGGGTGATCACCGCCACCGCGAAGCCGAACGGGCAGGGTTCGCTCTACGCGCTCACCGACGCCGGTGCGGACCTGGCCGATGTGATCGGGAGCCTGGGTCGCTGGGCCGAAACCTGGGTCGACGTGCTCCCCGAACACGCCGATCCGGGGTTCGCGCTCTGGGCGTGGTGCATGGTGCAGCTCGACAGCGACGCGGTACCGGAGACGCGAGTGGTCGTGGCCTTCGAGTTCCCCGAGGAGCGAGCCGGCAACCGGTTCTTCTGGTTGCTCATCCAGGACGGCCGAGCGGAGGTCTGTACGACCGATCCCGGCGGGGAGGCGGACGTGCATGTCGTGGCCCGCTCGGCGGCGTTCGTCGATTGGCATCGGGGGGCCCGGTCCTGGGCGCAGGCGGTGCGCAGCGGCGACATCGCCATCACCGGTGAGCGCTCACTCGTGCGGGCGTTCCCTGACTGGAACACCCGGGTCCCTGTCGTGGCCTGA